A single Cnuibacter physcomitrellae DNA region contains:
- a CDS encoding ABC transporter substrate-binding protein: protein MTSTRSVLAGTAILAASLLAVTACSSSSASPESTSADGTTPITLQLGWYANPESGGFYAAESQGYLADAGIDLTITPGGPSVAGTQLVASGQAQFGLADAPSIINAQQQGIDIVALGALYQDNPVGVMVHADSGIESFQDMAGKTWATQTGVVQYDWIKKELGIDFQTRAYEGSIAPFLVDDQLVQQGWPTNEVYQAKQAGVDTRFFSFSETGFNPYNDVIFASREFVEANPDLVRSFLDASMKGWADYLGDVDVATTANDAILAVNSELTPGSAWFAWDAERKYMVSGDAADQLGAMTSERWSTLVDQLDSLGQITEEVDPDTLFDTSYLPEIPAPTTLPDAPEGSF, encoded by the coding sequence ATGACGTCCACACGCAGTGTCCTGGCCGGGACCGCGATCCTCGCCGCCTCACTCCTCGCCGTCACCGCCTGCAGCAGCTCCAGCGCGTCTCCCGAGTCCACCTCCGCGGATGGGACCACCCCCATCACCCTCCAGCTCGGCTGGTACGCGAACCCGGAGAGCGGCGGCTTCTACGCGGCCGAGTCGCAGGGCTACCTGGCGGACGCGGGGATCGACCTCACGATCACGCCCGGCGGCCCCTCCGTCGCCGGGACCCAGCTCGTCGCCTCCGGACAGGCGCAGTTCGGCCTCGCGGACGCCCCGTCGATCATCAACGCCCAGCAGCAGGGCATCGACATCGTCGCCCTCGGGGCCCTCTACCAGGACAACCCGGTCGGGGTGATGGTGCACGCGGACTCCGGGATCGAGTCGTTCCAGGACATGGCGGGCAAGACCTGGGCCACGCAGACCGGGGTGGTGCAGTACGACTGGATCAAGAAGGAGCTCGGCATCGACTTCCAGACCCGGGCGTACGAGGGCTCCATCGCCCCCTTCCTCGTCGACGACCAGCTCGTGCAGCAGGGCTGGCCGACGAACGAGGTGTACCAGGCGAAGCAGGCCGGCGTGGACACCAGGTTCTTCAGCTTCTCCGAGACCGGGTTCAACCCGTACAACGACGTGATCTTCGCGTCGCGTGAGTTCGTCGAGGCCAACCCCGACCTCGTCCGGTCCTTCCTCGACGCCTCGATGAAGGGCTGGGCCGACTACCTCGGCGATGTCGACGTCGCGACGACGGCCAACGACGCCATCCTCGCGGTGAACAGCGAGCTGACGCCGGGATCGGCGTGGTTCGCCTGGGACGCGGAGCGGAAGTACATGGTCTCCGGTGACGCCGCCGACCAGCTCGGAGCGATGACCTCGGAGCGCTGGAGCACCCTCGTCGACCAGCTCGACTCCCTCGGGCAGATCACGGAGGAGGTCGACCCCGACACCCTCTTCGACACCTCCTACCTGCCCGAGATCCCCGCTCCGACGACACTGCCGGACGCGCCCGAGGGCTCGTTCTGA
- a CDS encoding ABC transporter ATP-binding protein, with product MSQHTATPESVAERAVTPSPDAAVPLTGAVSFAAVSKVYDNGFTALDGISLEVGVGEIVTLVGPSGCGKTTVIRMAAGLTSVSSGEIARSTDRIAYVFQDATLLPWKTVRRNVELVAKLGKVPPDVRARRATDAIRAVELERFESALPRQLSGGMRMRVSLARAMAADAELMFMDEPFAALDEFTREEMQQRLLDLWRAERFSAMFITHSIREAVLLGHRIVVMDAHPGRIVDVVTSPHPPTEDRDDHERALALRETEERVSGLLAEGRGRR from the coding sequence ATGAGTCAGCACACGGCCACCCCGGAGTCCGTCGCCGAGCGCGCCGTGACCCCCTCGCCCGACGCCGCAGTCCCGCTCACCGGCGCCGTCTCCTTCGCCGCCGTCTCCAAGGTGTACGACAACGGGTTCACCGCCCTCGACGGCATCTCGCTGGAGGTCGGAGTGGGGGAGATCGTGACCCTCGTGGGGCCCTCGGGATGCGGGAAGACGACCGTCATCAGGATGGCGGCGGGCCTCACCTCCGTCTCGTCCGGTGAGATCGCGAGGAGCACCGACCGCATCGCGTACGTGTTCCAGGACGCGACCCTGCTGCCGTGGAAGACCGTGCGGAGGAACGTCGAGCTCGTGGCGAAGCTGGGGAAGGTGCCGCCGGACGTACGTGCCCGACGCGCCACGGACGCCATCCGCGCGGTCGAGCTCGAGCGGTTCGAGAGCGCGCTGCCGCGTCAGCTCTCGGGCGGGATGAGGATGCGCGTCTCGCTCGCCCGCGCGATGGCGGCCGACGCGGAGCTGATGTTCATGGACGAGCCGTTCGCCGCCCTGGACGAGTTCACCCGCGAGGAGATGCAGCAGCGGCTGCTCGACCTCTGGCGGGCGGAGCGGTTCTCCGCCATGTTCATCACCCACTCCATCCGCGAGGCCGTGCTGCTCGGCCACCGGATCGTCGTGATGGACGCGCATCCCGGCCGCATCGTCGACGTCGTGACGTCTCCGCATCCGCCCACCGAGGACAGGGACGACCACGAGCGCGCCCTCGCGCTGCGCGAGACGGAGGAGCGGGTCTCCGGGCTCCTCGCCGAGGGGAGGGGCCGCCGGTGA